In one window of Gadus chalcogrammus isolate NIFS_2021 chromosome 12, NIFS_Gcha_1.0, whole genome shotgun sequence DNA:
- the LOC130392734 gene encoding LOW QUALITY PROTEIN: retinoic acid-induced protein 2-like (The sequence of the model RefSeq protein was modified relative to this genomic sequence to represent the inferred CDS: deleted 1 base in 1 codon) → PTLVETPPSPAASASQGGVALKVGGPGVLQPYCLGEGPLMLPIHLQMAGGAGAPLGPMGASPCFLTGGGALSLPLVLDQQLLQHLGSGLLPQGLLPQGLPLQSNMLIQNASLSFGPPPPPPLDQKPSGGGHFQDANVLALLQNPAFAALLQDLFSSQTGSSSFQGGPGTAPPDSFANATFFAPPPPGSHPYSSPLAPLVPPATLLVPYPVVIPLPVPLPIPLPIPVPVPPAEDSKGSVPRAVCTVSRGTQTAAAAAPPSPSLPAAAAGPPPLAPSSPPPADGEALDLSVRTCPLQPKLEPPCLQDDVLDLSVPRAAVALSCVAHRATHDSATAALALGVLRPVECSGGVGSTLLRGLTASLEFSRKHKWLVEGGAGGAGATGKLELVGTSQTAKVIVSVKDAIPAILCGKLKGLSGVSTKNFSIKRDGAQAAGGGAALQQLCGGAAARGQGEPPDSGNPHRKLAKSRAVKLKKVSAQEIHLVPIKKQRLAAYLPRK, encoded by the exons cccaccctggtggagacccctccctcccccgccgcctCGGCCAGCCAGGGGGGCGTAGCCCTCAAGGTGGGGGGCCCCGGCGTGCTGCAGCCCTACTGCCTGGGCGAGGGGCCCCTCATGCTGCCCATCCACCTGCAGATGGCCGGG GGGGCCGGCGCCCCGCTGGGCCCGATGGGGGCGTCGCCCTGCTTCCTGACGGGCGGGGGGGCGCTCTCGCTGCCCCTGGTCCTGGACCAGCAGCTGCTCCAGCACCTGGGCTCCGGTCTGCTGCCCCAGGGCCTCCTGCCCCAGGGCCTCCCGCTGCAGAGCAACATGCTGATCCAGAACGCCTCGCTCTCCTtcggcccgccgccgccgccgccactcgACCAGAAGCCCTCGGGGGGGGGCCACTTCCAGGACGCCAACGTGCTCGCCCTGCTCCAGAACCCGGCCTTCGCCGCCCTCCTGCAGGACCTCTTCTCGTCCCAGACCGGCTCCTCCTCGTTCCAGGGGGGCCCCGGCACGGCGCCGCCGGACTCCTTCGCCAACGCCACCTtcttcgctcctcctcctccggggtcGCACCCCTACAGCTCGCCGCTGGCCCCTCTGGTGCCCCCCGCCACGCTGCTGGTCCCGTACCCGGTGGTCATCCCCCTGCCGGTGCCCCTGCCCATCCCGCTGCCCATCCCCGTCCCCGTGCCCCCGGCCGAGGACTCCAAGGGCAGCGTGCCCCGAGCCGTCTGCACCGTGAGCCGGGGCACGcagaccgccgccgccgccgcccccccctcgccgtcgctccccgccgccgccgccggaccGCCGCCTCTCGCCCCGTCCTCGCCGCCCCCTGCCGACGGGGAGGCCCTTGACCTGTCGGTGCGGACCTGCCCCCTGCAGCCCAAGCTGGAGCCCCCCTGTCTGCAGGACGACGTGCTGGACCTGTCGGTGCCCAGGGCGGCGGTCGCGCTGTCGTGCGTCGCCCACAGGGCGACGCACGACAGCGCGACCGCCGCCCTGGCGCTGGGCGTCCTGCGGCCGGTGGAGTGCTCCGGGGGCGTGGGCTCCACGCTGCTGCGCGGCCTGACGGCGTCGCTCGAGTTCAGCCGCAAACACAAGTGGCTGGTggagggcggggcggggggggcgggcgccACGGGCAAGCTGGAGCTGGTCGGCACCTCGCAGACCGCCAAGGTCATCGTGTCGGTGAAGGACGCCATCCCCGCCATCCTCTGCGGGAAGCTGAAGGGTCTGTCGGGGGTGTCCACCAAGAACTTCTCCATCAAGCGGGACGGCGCCCaggcggcggggggcggggccgccctgcagcagctgtgcgggggggcggcggcccgCGGCCAGGGGGAGCCGCCCGACTCGGGGAACCCCCACCGGAAGCTGGCCAAGAGCAGGGCCGTCAAGCTGAAGAAGGTCAGCGCCCAGGAGATCCACCTCGTCCCCATCAAGAAGCAGCGCCTCGCCGCGTACCTCCCCAGGAAgtga
- the LOC130392735 gene encoding LOW QUALITY PROTEIN: actin remodeling regulator NHS-like (The sequence of the model RefSeq protein was modified relative to this genomic sequence to represent the inferred CDS: inserted 2 bases in 1 codon), with amino-acid sequence MSPDKDSLDVDVLSLSLYPPPSPSLPPSLSPPPSLSPSRPPSPGVGFDRDASVRCSLVHSQSLLQRRRKLRRRRTVTGIPRQVHHSFDSDESPSSTDRTLFLHPSPDATTCSEGLSCRLSTTRDSGCQTEDLQASYASARRRLRAQRGPGSAYALSVSAGNVSALPERHRRDLHDLHMFAAPADARLRSRSLPRDASRLTPRDEDEEDEEDEEELTPFDAEDFLSGDGGELALKDEEEEEEEEEEGGSADEERPAPGRQRGGLGYQQHAGSPQHGWLDRARSGAAHMGSGEMSSSSDTFSSPLHSGSAALGGAMDPKDDPHMDHQSSSGNWSGSSSTCPSHTSENLPPAASPQLTGSSHCNSELSLNAAGHAPDEALDLYPPGLRPHRTGSFSSAAMDILEDAAGEGDWGYPPGGERGYTPEPLPPRDFSPERREAEGSLGCPSFTSMATCESSFSDKPPSEKADAVSHYSVDTEGYYTSMHFDCGLKESRSFPYGYASASASECGTPDLGGRAARDRRCLSLRKARAKPSPPQRSSSLRQICSEENVSEPREPRVSCGQQRPASSKEMRLDLDLGGPGTPSLVVEPPEEDGEGLQDAGSYSSGETQSFKDDGAVQTDYADLWLLNDLKTTDTYRSLSNSSTATGTTVIECVKSPESSGSLGSQGSQGSQGSQGDSRATTPSLPSGEFSEAKLPSPDPLAGLASPSSGYSSQAETPTSALPSAFFPSPLSPPSAKRKPKVPERKSSLSSLQFRSSRDGGSSPQTPLELPIIAPSNLDLSGLQPSPGPSALALRSQMQLLKQSHKPRAPGRSERSCKSEVPPMRLMSITPTVLHSIQLRSFSREPEGPRAEKTLNHRAPRDPPLSLFSPPTGSKPSEVRGHPIYASFVPSSFGESYKPPPLPSKEPAPGERAWPSDVIDRHALVDAARDGEAGRCPGTAGPPEGQAPRGPAPDPLCPAEETPPPPETQLKEEEEEEEEEPPYLGMTSPPRAQRQEPTAESCPSESCQSESCPSETSPSESCPSETSPSESCPSDSSPPGPGAEAGLQDESMGSSWSSSPDADDSSSKGSSSSGNVTSSPSEDSVTSPVMSSASDEARSGDDSVFQSPSRTRTTEDLFAMIHRSKRKVLGRRDSAELGARGRLGAASGATSPAARTXAPAPAATPPGTPTPPPALPPPPSPAPPLQKAPSPIYRSVKKSSTSNEEFKLLLLRKGSRADSSYRMSASEILRSPAGPRAPGDPLGDSPLSPFEQQLQGVLFPEAPLSPLPRANAEGFSPKASPSGPPGARGGARPRVPPPATSSRYAARCRYFAAPMQAISEGEGEGSDGSPPDDRPSSGGS; translated from the exons ATGTC ACCAGACAAAGATTCCTTAGATGttgatgttctctctctctctctctatccccccccctccccctctctccctccctccctctccccccctccctctctctctccctctcgccccccctctccaggCGTGGGGTTTGACAGAGATGCCAGTGTCCGCTGCTCCCTGGTCCACTCTCAGTCTCTcctgcagaggaggaggaaactgAGGAGGCGCAGAACCGTGACCGGCATCCCCCGACAGGTTCACCACAGCTTCG ACTCGGACGAGTCGCCGAGCTCCACCGACCGCACGCTGTTCCTCCACCCGAGCCCCGACGCCACCACCTGCAGCGAGGGCCTGTCCTGCCGCCTCAGCACCACCCGCGACTCGGGCTGTCAGACGGAGGACCTCCAGGCCTCCTACGCCTCCGCCCGGCGCCGGCTGCGGGCGCAGCGCGGCCCAGGCTCCGCCTACGCCCTCTCCGTCTCCGCGGGCAACGTCTCCGCCCTGCCCGAGCGCCACCGCCGCGACCTCCACGACCTCCACATGTTCGCCGCCCCGGCCGACGCCCGGCTGCGCTCCCGCAGTCTGCCCCGGGACGCCTCGCGGCTCACCCCCCGcgacgaagacgaggaggacgaggaggacgaggaggagctgACGCCCTTCGACGCCGAGGACTTCCTGTCGGGCGACGGCGGGGAGCTGGCGctgaaggacgaggaggaggaggaggaggaggaggaggagggggggagcgcTGACGAGGAGCGGCCAGCCCCCGGGCGCCAGCGGGGGGGTCTGGGGTACCAGCAGCACGCCGGCAGCCCGCAGCACGGCTGGCTGGACCGCGCCCGCTCCGGCGCCGCCCACATGGGGAGCGGCGAGATGTCGTCCAGCTCCGACACCTTCAGCAGCCCGCTGCACTCGGGCTCCGCCGCGCTGGGGGGGGCCATGGACCCCAAGGACGACCCCCACATGGACCACCAGTCCTCCAGCGGCAACTGGAGCGGCAGCAGCTCCACATGCCCCTCCCACACCTCCGAGAACCTCCCCCCGGCCGCCTCGCCGCAGCtcacaggctcctcccactgCAACTCGGAGCTGTCGCTGAACGCCGCCGGCCACGCCCCCGACGAGGCGCTGGACCTCTACCCCCCGGGGCTCCGCCCCCACCGCAccggctccttctcctccgccgCCATGGACATCCTGGAGGACGCCGCCGGCGAGGGCGACTGGGGGTACCCCCCCGGGGGGGAGCGGGGCTACACCCCCGAGCCGCTGCCCCCCCGGGACTTCAGCCCGGAGCGGCGGGAGGCGGAGGGCAGCCTGGGCTGCCCCAGCTTCACCAGCATGGCCACCTGCGAGAGCAGCTTCAGCGACAAGCCGCCGTCGGAGAAGGCGGACGCCGTGTCGCACTACTCGGTGGACACCGAGGGGTACTACACCTCCATGCACTTCGACTGCGGCCTGAAGGAGAGCCGCAGCTTCCCCTACGGCtacgcctccgcctccgcctccgagTGCGGCACGCCGGACCTGGGCGGCCGCGCGGCCCGTGACCGCCGCTGCCTCTCGCTCAGGAAGGCCCGGGCCAAGCCCTCGCCGCCCCAGAGGAGCTCCTCCCTGCGGCAGATCTGCAGCGAGGAGAACGTCTCGGAGCCCAGGGAGCCCAGGGTCTCGTGCGGCCAGCAGCGGCCGGCGTCGTCCAAGGAGATGAggctggacctggacctggggGGCCCCGGGACCCCCTCCCTGGTGGTGGAGCCCCCCGAGGAGGACGGCGAAGGGCTGCAGGATGCCGGGTCCTACTCCTCCGGCGAGACGCAGTCCTTCAAGGACGACGGCGCCGTTCAGACGGACTACGCCGACCTCTGGCTGCTCAACGACCTCAAGACCACCGACACGTACCGCTCGCTGTCCAACTCCAGCACCGCCACCGGCACAACCGTCATCGAGTGCGTCAAGTCCCCGGAGAGCTCGGGCTCCCTGGGCTCCCAGGGCTCCCAGGGATCCCAGGGCTCCCAGGGCGACTCCAGAGCCACCACGCCCTCCCTGCCCTCGGGGGAGTTCTCGGAGGCCAAGCTGCCGTCCCCGGACCCCCTGGCCGGGCTGGCCTCCCCCTCCAGCGGCTACTCCAGCCAGGCGGAGACCCCCACCTCCGCCCTCCCCTCGGCCTTCTTCCCCAGCCCGCTGTCGCCGCCCAGCGCCAAGAGGAAGCCCAAGGTCCCGGAGAGGAAgtcctcgctctcctcgctccaGTTCCGGTCCTCCAGGGACGGGGGCTCCTCCCCTCAGACCCCCCTGGAGCTGCCCATCATCGCCCCCTCCAACCTGGACCTCAGCGGCCTCCAGCCCAGCCCGGGGCCCTCGGCGCTGGCCCTCAGGAGCCAGATGCAGCTCCTGAAGCAGAGCCACAAGCCGCGGGCGCCGGGCCGCTCCGAGCGGTCCTGTAAGTCGGAGGTGCCCCCCATGCGCCTGATGTCCATCACGCCCACCGTGCTGCACTCCATCCAGTTGCGCTCCTTCAGCCGGGAGCCCGAGGGGCCCCGCGCCGAGAAGACCCTGAACCACCGCGCGCCCCGGGACCCCCCGCTGAGCCTCTTCAGCCCCCCGACCGGCAGCAAGCCCtccgaggtcagaggtcaccccaTCTACGCCTCCTTCGTCCCGAGCTCCTTCGGGGAGTCGTACAAACCGCCGCCGCTCCCCTCGAAGGAGCCCGCCCCCGGGGAGAGGGCGTGGCCCAGTGATGTCATCGACAGACACGCCCTGGTGGACGCCGCCCGCGACGGGGAGGCAGGCCGCTGCCCCGGGACGGCGGGTCCCCCCGAGGGACAGGCGCCCCGAGGGCCCGCTCCGGACCCCCTCTGTCCAGCGGAGGAGACGCCCCCCCCGCCAGAGACccagctgaaggaggaggaggaggaggaagaggaggagcctcCCTACCTGGGCATGACCAGCCCGCCGCGGGCCCAGCGCCAGGAGCCCACCGCGGAGAGCTGTCCGTCAGAGAGCTGTCAATCAGAGAGCTGTCCGTCAGAGACCAGTCCGTCAGAGAGCTGTCCGTCAGAGACCAGTCCGTCAGAGAGCTGTCCGTCAGACAGCTCGCCGCCCGGCCCGGGAGCAGAGGCGGGGCTACAGGACGAGTCGATGGGTTCGTCTTGGAGCTCCTCCCCCGACGCAGACGACAGCTCCAGTAAAG gGTCCTCGTCCAGCGGGAACGTGACATCATCACCGAGCGAGGACAGCGTGACGTCGCCCGTTATGTCGTCGGCGAGCGACGAGGCGCGGTCGGGGGACGACAGCGTGTTCCAGTCGCCCTCCAGAACCCGGACCACCGAGGACCTGTTTGCCATGATACACAG GTCCAAGAGGAAGGTGTTGGGCCGCAGGGACTCCGCTGagctgggggcccggggccggctGGGGGCCGCCTCCGGGGCCACGTCGCCCGCAGCCCGcac cgcccccgcccccgcggcGACGCCCCCCGGCACCCCGACGCCGCCCCCCGCCCTGCCCCCGccgccctcccccgccccccccctgcagaaGGCCCCCAGCCCCATCTACCGCAGCGTGAAGAAGTCGTCCACCTCCAACGAGGAGTtcaagctgctgctgctgcgcaaGGGCAGCCGCGCCGACTCCAGCTACCGCATGTCCGCCTCCGAGATCCTCCGCAGCCCggccgggccccgggcccccggggACCCGCTGGGGGA ctcccccctctcccccttcgagcAGCAGCTCCAGGGGGTGCTGTTCCCCGAGGCGCCGCTCAGCCCGCTGCCCCGAGCCAACGCCGAGGGCTTCTCCCCCAAGGCCTCGCCctcggggcccccgggggcccgggggggggcgcGGCCCCGGGTCCCGCCGCCCGCCACCAGCAGCCGCTACGCCGCCCGCTGCCGCTACTTCGCGGCGCCCATGCAGGCCATCtcggagggcgagggcgagggctCGGACGGGAGCCCCCCCGACGACCGGCCCTCCTCGGGGGGCAGCTAG
- the cltrn gene encoding collectrin — MRGSQELIDIQAAAPPQIRRVHPAQSARGQRPHTGDLQGPHTGDLQEPHTGDFREPHTGDPQDSYVWNESEMFLFRATLAFAMRQHFKNNEYNVSSILVCNETQRVSFHFVVLDPSDSTQLIQKTAVEAAVRKSRHRINSAFLLSDSTLEFLQIPPTLATPYSPATPPWLIAFGVVIGAVCAGIIVMLVSSLLGRGRPKKGKGEDDDEEEGAAVGGNGIACDPLDGACNGGFSDDDRLTQM; from the exons ATGAG AGGCTCCCAGGAGCTCATTGACATTCAGGCTGCCGCCCCCCCTCAAATCCGCCGTGTGCACCCGGCACAAAGCGCCAGAGGCCAGAGGCCCCACACCGGAGACCTCCAGGGGCCCCACACCGGAGACCTTCAGGAGCCCCACACCGGAGACTTCCGGGAGCCACACACCGGAGACCCCCAGGACTCA TATGTCTGGAATGAGAGCGAGATGTTTCTGTTCCGGGCCACTCTGGCCTTCGCCATGAGACAACACTTCAAGAACAACGAGTACAA tgtgtccagCATCCTGGTGTGTAACGAGACCCAGCGGGTGTCCTTCCACTTCGTGGTCCTGGACCCCTCGGACTCCACTCAGCTGATTCAGAAGACGGCGGTGGAGGCGGCAGTGAG GAAGTCCAGACATCGCATCAACAGCGCCTTCCTGCTGAGCGACAGCACGCTGGAGTTCCTGCAGATCCCGCCCACCCTGGCCACGCCCTACAgcccggccacgcccccctggCTCATCGCGTTCGGCGTGGTGATCGGCGCGGTGTGCGCCGGGATCATCGTGATGCTGGTGTCCTCGCTGCTGGGGAGGGGGCG TCCGAAGAAGGGGAAGGGCGAGGACGATGACGAAGAGGAGGGCGCGGCGGTCGGGGGGAACGGCATCGCGTGCGACCCGCTGGACGGCGCGTGCAACGGGGGCTTCTCCGACGACGACCGCCTCACCCAGATGTAG